One Tenrec ecaudatus isolate mTenEca1 chromosome 12, mTenEca1.hap1, whole genome shotgun sequence DNA segment encodes these proteins:
- the CEBPB gene encoding CCAAT/enhancer-binding protein beta, with protein sequence MQRLVAWDPACLPLPPPPAFKSMEVANFYYEADCLAAAYGKAAHAPPAARPGPRPPAGELGSIGDHERAIDFSPYLEPLGAPQAPAPATDTFEAAPPAPAPVPASSGQHHDFLSDLFSDDYGGKNCKKAAEYGYVSLGRLGPAKSALHPGCFAPLHPPPPPPPPPAELKAEPGFEPADCKRKEEAGAPGGGAAGMAAAGFPYALRAYLGYQAVPSGSSGSLSTSSSSSPPGTPSPADAKAPPPACYPGSAPAPSQVKSKAKKTVDKHSDEYKIRRERNNIAVRKSRDKAKMRNLETQHKVLELTAENERLQKKVEQLSRELSTLRNLFKQLPEPLLASSGHC encoded by the coding sequence ATGCAACGCCTGGTGGCCTGGGACCCAGcatgtctccccctgcctccgCCGCCTGCCTTTAAATCCATGGAAGTGGCCAACTTCTACTACGAGGCGGACTGCTTGGCTGCTGCGTACGGCAAGGCGGCCCACGCGCCCCCGGCGGCCAGGCCCGGGCCGCGCCCCCCCGCCGGCGAGCTGGGGAGCATCGGCGACCACGAGCGCGCCATCGACTTCAGCCCGTACCTGGAGCCGTTGGGCGCGCCGCAGGCCCCGGCGCCCGCCACGGACACCTTCGAGGCGGCTCCGCCCGCGCCCGCCCCCGTGCCCGCCTCCTCCGGGCAGCACCACGACTTCCTCTCCGACCTCTTCTCCGACGACTACGGGGGCAAGAACTGCAAGAAGGCGGCCGAGTACGGCTACGTGAGCCTGGGGCGCCTGGGGCCCGCCAAGAGCGCTTTGCACCCCGGCTGCTTCGCGCCCCTGCacccgccgcccccgcccccgccgccgcccgccgagcTCAAGGCGGAGCCGGGCTTCGAGCCCGCGGACTGCAAGCGGAAGGAGGAGGCCGGGGCGCCGGGCGGCGGCGCCGCAGGCATGGCGGCGGCGGGTTTCCCGTACGCGCTGCGCGCCTACCTCGGCTACCAGGCGGTGCCGAGCGGCAGCAGCGGGAGCCTCTCCACGTCCTCGTCGTCCAGCCCGCCCGGCACGCCGAGCCCCGCCGACGCCAAGGCGCCCCCGCCCGCCTGCTATCCGGGATCGGCGCCGGCGCCCTCGCAGGTCAAGAGCAAGGCCAAGAAGACCGTGGACAAGCACAGCGACGAGTACAAGATCCGGCGCGAGCGCAACAACATCGCGGTGCGCAAGAGCCGCGACAAGGCCAAGATGCGCAACCTGGAGacgcagcacaaggtcttggagCTCACGGCCGAAAACGAGCGGCTGCAGAAGAAGGTGGAGCAGCTGTCGCGCGAGCTCAGCACCCTGCGGAACTTGTTCAAGCAGCTGCCCGAGCCTCTGCTCGCCTCCTCCGGCCACTGCTAG